One Ascaphus truei isolate aAscTru1 chromosome 9, aAscTru1.hap1, whole genome shotgun sequence genomic region harbors:
- the CKB gene encoding creatine kinase B-type, whose product MPFGNTHNLLKMKYCVEEEFPDLTLHNNHMSKVLTPGLYKKLRDKQTPSGFTVDDVIQTGVDNPGHPYIMTVGCVAGDEECYDVFKELLDPIIEDRHGGYKPTDQHKTDLNSENLKGGDDLDPNYVISSRVRTGRSVRGFCLPPHCSRGERRGIEKLSVEALASLDGDLKGTYYALKSMSDEEQQQLIDDHFLFDKPVSPLLLASGMGRDWPDARGIWHNDNKTFLVWINEEDHLRVISMQKGGNMKEVFKRFCDGLTTIETLFKNKGYQFMWNQHLGYILTCPSNLGTGLRAGVHVKLPNLSKNEKFGEILKRLRLQKRGTGGVDTAAVGGVFDVSNADRLGFSEVYLVQMVVDGVKLLIEMEKRLEKGQCIDDLIPAQK is encoded by the exons ATGCCTTTCGGCAACACCCACAACTTGCTGAAGATGAAGTACTGTGTTGAAGAGGAGTTCCCAGACTTGACTCTCCACAACAACCACATGTCCAAGGTGCTGACCCCAGGGCTGTACAAGAAGTTGAGGGATAAACAGACTCCTAGTGGATTTACCGTGGATGATGTCATTCAAACTGGGGTTGACAACCCAG GCCATCCCTATATTATGACAGTGGGATGTGTTGCTGGTGATGAAGAATGTTATGACGTTTTTAAGGAGCTCTTGGACCCAATCATTGAGGACAGACATGGAGGCTACAAACCAACAGACCAACATAAGACTGACTTGAATTCTGAGAACCTGAAG ggTGGGGATGATTTGGACCCAAATTATGTGATTAGTTCTCGTGTTAGAACTGGCAGGAGTGTCCGTGGATTttgtctcccccctcactgtagCCGTGGAGAAAGACGGGGAATTGAGAAACTGTCTGTCGAAG CTCTTGCTAGCCTGGATGGTGACTTGAAAGGAACGTATTATGCTTTGAAGAGCATGTCTGATGAAGAACAGCAGCAGCTTATTGATGACCACTTCCTGTTTGATAAGCCAGTTTCTCCACTTCTCTTGGCCTCTGGAATGGGACGGGACTGGCCTGATGCCAGAGGAATCTG GCATAATGACAATAAGACATTCCTTGTCTGGATCAATGAGGAAGACCATCTGCGTGTCATCTCTATGCAGAAGGGTGGCAACATGAAGGAAGTGTTCAAGCGGTTTTGCGATGGACTGACAACG ATTGAAACACTCTTTAAGAACAAAGGTTACCAATTCATGTGGAACCAACACCTTGGGTATATCCTGACCTGCCCATCCAACCTTGGGACTGGTCTCCGTGCTGGCGTTCACGTTAAGTTACCAAATCTGAGCAAGAACGAGAAGTTTGGTGAAATCCTAAAGAGGCTCAGGCTTCAGAAGAGAGGAACAG GTGGTGTCGATACTGCAGCTGTTGGAGGAGTCTTCGATGTGTCTAATGCTGATCGTCTAGGTTTCTCTGAGGTGTATCTAGTTCAGATGGTGGTTGATGGTGTAAAACTCCTGATTGAAATGGAAAAGCGCCTGGAGAAGGGCCAGTGCATCGATGACCTAATCCCAGCCCAAAAATAA